In the Candidatus Cloacimonadota bacterium genome, ACCTCTTAACCGTAATTGAATGTCCATTACATTTTGAGCTAAAACACCAGTTAAAAAGACTGCTTTCTTCCAATCTGCATCATAAAAATCAGGATGCTTCTGGAAATAGTCTTCATACTTGTTTTCCATTTTTACCTCCAATTTTCCTTCATTTTTTTCTATTAAATTAAGTTCGTATAAAAATTTCAGAAATATCATTGCTTTTAAATAATCAAATTGTCTTTTTTCTTTCAGATATTTTTGAGTGTCCGATTTTTCAATACGATGATTTTCGGCTAACCGATTAGAAATTTGATGATAGATAAATGATTTGTTAATGTTCTGACTTTTTAATATTTTTGTTGTTATCTTAAGAAAATCATCGTTTAAGTTTTTAATCTTTCCATCGACTATCTTCTTAGGAAAAAAAGTTCTAATAATTCCAAAGTTAAAGGAAAGATTATGAAATACATTCTTTTTATAAAGTCCTTTAAGATTCTTAAATTCATCAT is a window encoding:
- a CDS encoding TIGR02556 family CRISPR-associated protein, translating into DEFKNLKGLYKKNVFHNLSFNFGIIRTFFPKKIVDGKIKNLNDDFLKITTKILKSQNINKSFIYHQISNRLAENHRIEKSDTQKYLKEKRQFDYLKAMIFLKFLYELNLIEKNEGKLEVKMENKYEDYFQKHPDFYDADWKKAVFLTGVLAQNVMDIQLRLRGAKPFRSRLNGLKLDHKAIKRLLPESIEKLEQYKENYYRELEEVIALLMESGEPELKTQSVDEISFYFAMGMNLNKKFKTKKDIEGEHNERNN